A genomic stretch from Malus domestica chromosome 15, GDT2T_hap1 includes:
- the LOC103450568 gene encoding jacalin-related lectin 3-like yields the protein MSTEGSDKKSISVGPWGGHNGLIWDDRVHSTVKQLVIAHGAAIDSIQIEYDERGSSVWSDKHGRNGGWKTDKVKLASPEEFLTSIEGYYGKKSEWGPITVRSLTFKSNKRTYGPFGVEQGTYFSLQETASNIKIVGFHGMSGWYLDSIGAYVKPIDQNEQKQHAKTLLRTPFNYPTIGTDQNLAGYSLIQNCNVLFAMTPKDDSTAKPAAVPVPVPKMLSGQFSDSEISDVGTKHELTTNVEKFPSKVEGVVAYGPFGGTGGAAFDDGIYSGIRQIKLSRNIGVVYIKVQYDRNGEAVWEGRHGGTGGFKSDKIVFDYPNEILTHITGTFAPTMVMGTSVIKSLTFHTTKKQHGPYGEEQGACFTTKLKEGKIVGIHGRSGLFLDALGVHAIEGKVHIVETKTPTLTNTPNIPYGHTDHKNKTPTVTNTPNTFTAMIPKEHAGAITEIDNPHWTNKLLMTNGGKVEEVAYGVIKEPAPCGPGPWGGDVGRAWDDGVFSGISQIHLTREAEGICSVQIEYDRNGQFIWSAKHGGNGGTSPHRIKLEYPHEVITCISGYYGCISKDQGQGPKIIKSLTFFTSRGKYGPFGEQVGTFFTSTATEGKLVGFHGRSSLYLDAIGVHMQHWLGSDQKTSHKPSLFKKY from the exons ATG AGTACTGAGGGATCTGACAAGAAATCCATATCAGTTGGGCCGTGGGGAGGTCACAACGGGCTCATTTGGGATGACAGAGTTCACTCAACTGTGAAGCAGCTGGTGATAGCTCATGGAGCTGCCATTGACTCTATCCAGATTGAATATGATGAGAGAGGAAGCTCAGTTTGGTCAGACAAGCATGGTCGAAATGGAGGCTGGAAAACTGACAAG GTGAAGCTTGCTTCTCCAGAAGAATTTTTAACTTCAATCGAGGGATATTACGGTAAGAAAAGCGAATGGGGGCCGATCACAGTTCGATCTCTCACTTTCAAGAGCAACAAAAGAACTTATGGACCGTTTGGGGTCGAACAAGGAACCTATTTTTCACTCCAGGAGACAGCTTCGAATATTAAGATTGTTGGGTTCCATGGCATGTCCGGCTGGTATCTTGATTCCATAGGCGCTTACGTAAAGCCTATTGATCAGAATGAACAAAAGCAACACGCGAAAACCCTGCTTCGGACACCTTTCAATTATCCGACTATTGGTACTGATCAGAACCTTGCTGGCTACTCACTAATCCAAAACTGTAATGTGCTTTTTGCTATGACGCCGAAGGACGACTCCACTGCTAAACCAGCTGCAGTACCAGTACCAGTACCCAAAATGCTCTCAGGGCAGTTTTCTGATTCCGAAATAAGTGACGTAGGAACCAAACATGAGCTG ACGACGAATGTTGAGAAGTTTCCCTCAAAAGTTGAAGGGGTGGTAGCATATGGCCCCTTCGGAGGGACGGGTGGTGCTGCATTTGATGATGGGATTTATTCGGGGATTAGACAAATCAAGTTATCAAGAAACATCGGTGTTGTATACATAAAGGTTCAGTATGACCGCAatggtgaagctgtttgggaaGGCAGACATGGCGGGACTGGAGGATTTAAAAGTGACAAG ATAGTTTTTGATTACCCGAACGAGATCTTGACGCATATAACAGGAACATTCGCACCTACAATGGTCATGGGGACTAGTGTTATCAAGTCCCTCACTTTCCACACCACGAAGAAGCAGCATGGGCCGTATGGAGAAGAACAAGGAGCCTGTTTCACAACCAAGCTTAAAGAAGGGAAAATCGTCGGAATTCATGGGAGGAGTGGTCTGTTCTTAGATGCTCTTGGGGTCCATGCCATAGAAGGAAAGGTCCATATTGTAGAGACAAAGACACCAACTCTCACAAATACTCCTAATATTCCTTACGGTCACACTGACCACAAAAATAAGACACCAACTGTCACAAATACTCCTAATACTTTCACTGCAATGATCCCAAAGGAGCATGCAGGGGCAATTACTGAGATAGATAATCCTCACTGGACAAATAAACTACTAATGACAAACGGAGGAAAAGTCGAAGAG GTTGCTTATGGGGTGATAAAAGAACCAGCTCCGTGTGGACCGGGACCTTGGGGCGGAGATGTAGGTAGAGCATGGGATGATGGAGTGTTTTCCGGGATTAGTCAGATTCATTTGACAAGAGAAGCAGAAGGCATTTGCTCAGTGCAGATTGAGTATGATCGAAATGGTCAATTCATTTGGTCTGCTAAGCATGGAGGCAATGGAGGAACTTCCCCACATAGA ATAAAATTGGAGTACCCTCATGAAGTGATCACCTGCATATCTGGATATTATGGTTGCATAAGCAAAGATCAGGGACAGGGACCTAAAATCATAAAGTCGCTGACTTTTTTCACCAGCAGAGGCAAGTATGGTCCGTTTGGAGAACAAGTTGGGACATTCTTCACTTCGACCGCGACGGAGGGCAAGTTGGTGGGATTCCATGGGAGGAGCAGCCTGTATTTGGACGCCATCGGAGTTCACATGCAGCATTGGCTTGGAAGTGATCAGAAAACAAGCCACAAGCCATCCCTCTTCAAGAAGTACTGA